In Hydractinia symbiolongicarpus strain clone_291-10 chromosome 4, HSymV2.1, whole genome shotgun sequence, the following proteins share a genomic window:
- the LOC130641045 gene encoding cell division cycle protein 16 homolog, whose amino-acid sequence MAAEESGGSSLDLSQLRNLVRQYIDNHLYKTAHFWADKVCSLSNNNVQDVLWLSHTLFLMNQYLRAAQLLKSKGLIVINAVAKYLAAKCYYECKDWRAALEVLDGDNRELKIDKSLASSVQNSSNNGEDFSVVFSAVGGGRKIESATALLRGMVYEALENREIAFQCYKDALQHDVYCYEALDKLVSHCSLTSSEEIQLLEALPYSHQCSPEEAKLVRFAYECKINKYAKPIEPKLPPYLVPLHNNLDYVVSLAEKHFNNCNYRESFKYSSIVIKDDPLHESCLPLYISCLVELREKNDLYNVAHRLVNTYPAKSVSWYAIGAYYLLIKKNEAARKYFSKATAIDYNFGPAWLGFAHSFACEGERDQAISAYYSASKYMPGSHLPYLYLGLEYSLSNNVKLAAKFYKEALAIAPDDPHIRHELGNLAYQNGEYEQAETYFFESLKRMHTIENDIVSDMWEPLYNNIGHTLRKLKKYSESLDFHQKALLLNPRNASTCSSIGLCLMLLEQYDEAIVMFHRALSLKREDTMTIDLLRLAMVCLSGFDFNLNPEQKQSNPATDVLMKNESITNSMIDLSCDSKSLSFNNLTNESDVMDSSQMSMEMSNVSTPM is encoded by the coding sequence ATGGCCGCGGAAGAAAGTGGCGGGAGTAGTTTAGATCTATCGCAGCTTCGAAATCTTGTTCGTCAATATATAGATAATCATCTGTATAAAACAGCTCATTTTTGGGCAGATAAAGTTTGTAGTTTGTCAAATAATAACGTTCAAGATGTCTTGTGGTTATCTCATACACTGTTTCTTATGAACCAATATTTGAGAGCTGCCCAACTTTTAAAATCCAAAGGGTTGATTGTTATTAACGCGGTTGCAAAATACTTGGCAGCAAAGTGTTATTACGAATGTAAGGACTGGAGAGCAGCACTAGAAGTTTTAGATGGAGACAATAGAGAacttaaaattgacaaatctttGGCAAGTAGTGTCCAAAACAGTAGTAATAATGGTGAAGacttttctgttgttttttctgcTGTTGGTGGTGGACGTAAAATTGAAAGCGCTACTGCATTATTAAGGGGCATGGTGTATGAGGCATTAGAGAATCGTGAAATTGCTTTCCAATGTTACAAAGATGCATTACAGCATGATGTTTATTGTTATGAAGCACTTGACAAGCTTGTGTCACACTGCTCCCTTACCTCATCTGAAGAAATACAGTTATTAGAAGCCCTTCCGTACTCCCATCAATGCAGTCCTGAGGAAGCAAAGCTTGTCCGATTTGCATATgaatgtaaaattaataaatatgcTAAACCGATTGAACCAAAGCTTCCACCATACCTTGTACCTCTTCACAATAACTTGGATTATGTAGTATCTTTGGcggaaaaacattttaacaatTGCAATTATAGAGAATCCTTTAAGTATTCTTCCATTGTGATAAAAGATGATCCATTACATGAATCTTGTTTGCCATTATATATTTCCTGCTTGGTGGAATTGAGAGAGAAAAACGATTTATATAATGTTGCACATCGACTTGTCAATACCTACCCAGCAAAGTCAGTGTCTTGGTATGCCATAGGTGCTTACTATTTATTAATCAAGAAAAATGAAGctgccagaaaatattttagcaAGGCAACAGCTATTGATTACAATTTTGGACCAGCTTGGTTAGGATTTGCCCATAGTTTTGCTTGTGAAGGCGAAAGAGATCAAGCAATATCTGCATATTACAGTGCTTCAAAATACATGCCTGGTTCCCACCTACCATATCTTTACCTTGGCCTGGAGTATTCCCTTTCTAACAATGTGAAGCTTGCAGCAAAGTTTTACAAGGAAGCACTTGCTATAGCTCCTGATGATCCGCATATTAGACACGAACTTGGAAACTTGGCCTATCAGAATGGCGAGTATGAACAAGCAGAAACGTATTTCTTTGAGTCTTTAAAGCGTATGCACACTATTGAAAATGACATTGTGTCAGATATGTGGGAACCACTTTACAATAACATTGGTCATACTCTACGcaaactgaagaaatacagcGAATCACTTGACTTTCATCAAAAAGCACTGCTATTGAACCCAAGAAATGCAAGCACGTGTTCATCAATTGGTTTATGCCTGATGTTACTTGAACAGTATGATGAAGCTATCGTAATGTTCCATAGAGCACTCAGTTTGAAGCGAGAAGACACAATGACAATTGATCTACTTAGACTTGCTATGGTTTGTTTGTCTggatttgattttaatttaaatccTGAGCAAAAACAAAGTAATCCCGCAACCGATGTGTTGATGAAAAATGAAAGTATAACTAATTCAATGATTGATCTGAGTTGTGATTCAAAAAGTTTAAGTTTCAATAATTTAACTAATGAAAGTGATGTGATGGATTCATCCCAAATGTCCATGGAAATGTCAAATGTTAGCACGCCTATGTAG
- the LOC130641044 gene encoding WD repeat-containing protein 43-like, whose amino-acid sequence MESGFGDSRSSFTVNGDFFALLSVDGRLRIWDTSSGKLVQEFSPALHVESSCTCLCWTRGISDKNKKEPRRKKRKVVKTETNDSISHTPYPSLLLGTKSGTLRSYDPVAGDIGEKFDDGHVKSVNNVLYHKDADTLYSCSDDKYIIEWSYDSHEAISKWKADKVSVKRICLGPSGTTLLSAGQSIKLWNLETKELLQRFHGHTSPVSLLQFSPFQMSRNKSDTYDDGYYFLSGSTEDSIINAWHINIKNPEKTAIASYMLSDVPSFMDSLLITTDNQPLKLCVGCRDGRIHFFSNTMNGKTKRPLESSKTLDLLQREGERSNTTAVPFLKARLYDENGMVLLLVSGTSLKPMFKRFVYSKLEETTRIIQELTQNMLLKDIISDSDNAVEIADQKAKTKVIGNTNFTPIPLKNRARPTLDLNDNEQDRSNTTSEENIVSMEERLKVAGHGDMLVPKIKPSKSIPNASSFAQMLVQGLHSGDNTLINEILFKSCKDNILRNTVKRIPNNLVGLLLSEVVDKLQRNPARSKVLSSWLRVIMAVHLTYLMTNENLSGTLGSLYNILKMQQDIHPQLINLNGKIDLLLSHASSSKRISSEDDESTNPTVVFNDNSDDETEELFGKLIESEEEIEVDEEENSPDEDEEESDDTNDDEIDDNENEQSENESDRY is encoded by the exons ATGGAATCAGGCTTTGGAGATAGCAGATCATCATTTACTGTAAATGGGGATTTTTTTGCGTTATTATCTGTTGATGGTCGACTAAGAATTTGGGATACATCATCAGGAAAGCTCGTACAAGAGTTTTCTCCAGCCTTACATGTTGAATCGTCGTGTACCTGCCTTTGTTGGACGCGTGGCATTTCTGATAAAAATAAGAAG GAACCGCGAAGAAAAAAACGCAAAGTTGTGAAAACCGAAACCAATGACAGTATTTCACACACACCTTACCCATCACTCTTGCTTGGGACAAAAAGTGGAACATTGCGTAGTTATGACCCTGTGGCTGGAGACATTGGAGAAAAATTT GATGATGGTCATGTGAAATCAGTAAATAATGTGCTATATCACAAAGATGCAGATACATTGTATTCGTGCTCTGATGATAAATATATTATAGAGTGGTCATATGACAGTCATGAAGCAATAAG CAAATGGAAAGCAGACAAGGTGTCAGTTAAAAGAATTTGTTTGGGACCAAGTGGCACAACTTTGTTATCTGCTGGACAGTCAATAAAATTGTGGAACCTAGAAACCAAAGAGTTACTACAG aGATTTCATGGACATACCTCTCCAGTCTCCTTACTACAATTTTCTCCATTCCAAATGTCAAGAAATAAGTCTGACACTTATGATGATGGTTATTACTTTTTAAGTGGATCTACAGAGGACAGTATAATAAATGCATG GcatattaatataaaaaatccagaAAAGACTGCTATAGCAAGCTACATGCTATCTGATGTACCTTCCTTTATGGATTCCTTATTAATCACTACTGATAATCAA cCTTTAAAATTGTGTGTTGGATGTAGAGATGGCAGGATACATTTTTTCTCAAACACCATGAATGG GAAAACCAAAAGGCCTTTAGAAAGTTCTAAGACATTGGATTTGCTCCAAAGAGAAGGAGAa AGGTCAAATACAACTGCAGTACCATTTCTCAAGGCCAGGCTATATGATGAAAATGGAATGGTCCTATTGTTGGTGTCAGGCACAAGTCTAAAACCAATGTTCAAAAGATTT GTCTATTCAAAATTAGAAGAGACAACAAGAATCATCCAAGAGCTCACACAAAATATGCTCTTAAAAGATATTATCAGTGACAGCGACAATGCTGTTGAGATAGCTGATCAGAAAGctaaaacaaaagttattgggaACACAAACTTTACTCCAATTCCACTAAAGAACAGGGCACGGCCAACACTGGATTTAAATGATAATGAGCAGGACCGAAGTAACACCACCTCTGAAGAAAATATT GTCTCAATGGAAGAGAGACTAAAGGTTGCCGGTCATGGTGATATGTTGGTTCCAAAAATCAA ACCATCAAAATCAATTCCGAATGCATCATCTTTCGCTCAAATGTTAGTGCAAGGTCTACACAGTGGCGATAATACATTAATTAacgaaattttatttaaatcatGTAAGGACAATATTTTACGAAACACGGTTAAAAGAATTCCAAACAACCTTGTTGGTCTTCTTCTTTCAGAG GTTGTTGATAAACTGCAACGAAATCCAGCAAg GTCAAAGGTCTTATCATCCTGGTTAAGAGTAATAATGGCGGTCCATTTGACATACCTAATGACA AATGAAAATCTCAGTGGCACATTGGGAAGCTTGTACAATATTCTCAAAATGCAACAAGACATTCACCCACAGCTTATCAatttaaatgggaaaattgatTTGTTGCTTTCACAT GCAAGCAGCAGCAAACGAATATCAAGCGAAGACGATGAAAGTACAAATCCTACTGTCGTTTTTAATGATA ATTCCGACGACGAGACTGAAGAATTATTCGGGAAGCTGATTGAATCAGAAGAAGAGATAGAAGTGGACGAGGAAGAAAATTCACCAGACGAAGACGAAGAGGAATCTGACGATACGAATGACGATGAAATCGATGACAATGAAAATGAACAAAGTGAAAACGAAAGTGATCGATATTAA